CGCATTCGAGTGATGCAGTATCGCTGGTAAATTTCCGAATCCGACGTTATTCTTGGACTCCACATAAAATTGAAGCACCTACTTTATAATCCATGGTCCCTCGTCAAAAAGACAAACAAAGGACATGGtattgaaaacaaaagcaatTATCCTTTCACCTACCGACAAAGATGCATATCTTCACAGTAAAATTCGACACTCATCCGACATGAGTTTTCTTGGACTATCTAACCCCACTTGTGTAAGAAATGTGAAATCATACAAAGCTAATCCATAATATAGCAGCAGATTCTATGACAATATTACCAGAAAACAAACATAAACTATTCCAAAATATAGCAGATTCTATAACAATATTACCCGAAAATAAACAGTCTTGATAAGCTTAGATCAACGGGAGGCGGGTCTActgttttaacaaaaatgtcgGGTTTATATTGGATCAAGAAAGAAGCAAAGAAGGGGAATAGGAGGTAGAACAAAGAGGaaacttaattttaattccaaAAGAGGGTTGGTATAAGCGGAAGAAGTAAAAATTAGGTTAtagatccaccaccaccaccaccacccccagCACAAGAGTTGGTAAGCCTGAAGGCCGTTCCTGTCCCTGTCAGTTCAATGGGTGGGTTGGTTAGCAGAAGCACATTCTTCACATCATCTGACTGACCTTCGAAGGGCAGGCAATGAACCTACAGACATCCTCGTCATTTTTCACGCCAATGGTGGAAATAGGGTTTCCATTGACCTTCACAATGGCCAGATGCATCACTCAAAGGGGAATATACTGTGAAATTTGTCCACTAGTCAGTCACCAATTGTGGATGACATGAATCCTTTGAAAAGAAAACTTAGCGCTAGAACAAGAAGCTTCTTTCCCGACATAAATGTATATTTTGTTCCTTTTTACCAAAACCCGCTCTTTAAGTTATATCATGCAGAGAAACTTTACATTAACACTCACCTGCTCGCAGCTCATAGTACTGAAACATCAAAGAAATCACATGCCACCTTCCCTAAGTTCTGTAATTCAGCAATCAAGAATTTATGCGTCTTAGAAAGAGAAGGAATGACTAAACGAGAACTACTTAAAGCAGATTAAATGAAACTCAGAAAAACAACATGAGCCAGAGGTAGTTTGACTGATATATCAGTAGCCTAAAAGTATTAGAAGGCTAAGAGTCAAGAGAATATGAGTTTCATAGAAAACCATTAAGTTGCTTTGCCATAAGTTTCACTGGCTGGCTATACATCATCTAAGTTTACAGCACTAAAGGACATGCAAacttaaatcaaaatttgaagaaTACTAGCAGCAAATCCAGTAAAACTTCAGCTTGACATTGATAAACCATACTTGTTCCAAGAACCAAACATGTTAAAAGTAATATAAAATTTGGAAACATAaccataaacacaaaatgaccTGAATGAAAGCTCATGCTGCAGTTCGAAGAACTACTTATTGCATGACGATATATGTACTCTTCAGGACAATGTCAATGCTTCCTTCCTGAGCACTTCAGTTTGCTGCTGCGGCTCGAGTCCCTCCTAATTGGGCAGAACATAATAATCAGTTAAAAATTGCAACAGCTGTGTTCAGGTCCATTAATTTCATGGATAAGGACAAAAAAAGAATAATCTTCAGCAACTCGCACCGGAGGTAGACAATTAATAATGTAAATACCACTACTTTGGCTCATATTATGTTAGGTAATAAAGGGCTCATGCATGCCAAATTTTGCAATTACCGAATTATTATAGATGACTTGGTCATATAAACAATGATCGTCCATCATTGCTCAATGAAATTAATCCTTTGTAACTAGATGTAGCGCCCCCAAGAACCATCTATACAATGCACAAAAGACTCAAGAGACAAGTTCTGTATATATCAACATTTCAAAATCTCTCATGGTTAAAACCCAACCAAAATGCTTACAGAGAACACAACTAAAACAGCAGAACCGGCAACAAATATCAGAAAACAAATAGAAAGgtaaaatcagaaaaataacTCCGTTTAGCCGACTAACAAATGCAAAATAGTCATAACCATACGTTCATACAGGTTACAAGGTTAAGGGATCTTATGTCTTACTTTTCCTCTTACTTGTGCCGGAAGAATTGACATTCGACACCCCATTTCCAACTCCACAATCAGGAAGCTCCTTGGCTCCTCCATCCTGATTAGCAAAACACTGAAGACTCTCAAAACCACAGCCGTTAAAATCCTGCCCATTCATCACTGCACCATCTCCACATTTCCCATCCATCCCTGGATGAAGGCAGTAAAGCTGATCATCACATTGGACATTACACGGATTCATAAAAATGGCACCGGGCATATTTGGGTTGGGCAGGCTCGGATTCACTGATTTCTGATATGGAAAAGATCCAATTTCTCCTTCAATCCTTCCTCGAATGTCAACAAGCAAACACTTGAGCCTAGCAATCTCAGCCTCCAATGCAGGCTGACCCTGCAACCTCATCACCAACCGCCGATTTTCAGCTCTCAAATTCAAAACTTCATCCTCCAACAACTTAACCCGCGCCTTCTCCTTCTCGCGGTACTTACGAACTGCTACCTTATTACCCAAAGGctgcttctttgatttcttttccCCAGATTCAGCAGTATCATCAGTTCCGGCCTTGTCTTCACTCGCTGAAGACAGAATTTTAGTGTGCACATGAAAGCAAGTGTGTGTGTGGGAGTAATCAGGGCCCGGTGGGTTGCAAGTGTGGGCGTGAGTGCAAGCATGAGTGTCCTTAAGCAGGTCATCGAAGAAGCTGTCCATTGAGCAACTGCTCGCAAGTTCACCGCCCATGTTTGCACCCGGAAACACCTCCTGGTCGTCCATTAGGGTGAATAACACGAAGACCAAAGAGGAATAAGCTCCAATCGAGTGAAAAAgcaccaaaatttcaaaacttggcCTCGACCCAGACCAAATTTCGAGCGCGATACTCTTAACAGACTGAAATCAGAGAAACCCAGATGAAAAATTGAGGTTCTTGAGTCCTGTTCTGCACGAACAGAGCGAAATCCACCGAATCAATCACGACCCAGAAAGGAATTCAACAACCCAAAATCTAAAATCGATTAGAATTGGCTGAAATCGAAAGATTCCCAGCGCGGACGATTAACAGTAGGGCCAATTCAAAAGGGTAAAATGATGAAATTGTACAACCATTCAAGGCGATTAAAGTCCAGTGGCAGATAGAAAATAGTGGAGGAACCCTAGGGAACAGAGAGGCGGTgggaaagaggaagagaataCCCCAGAGATGAAAACATGGGAGCATTCAACGCGAAGAAAATACCAGAAAGATGAACATACCATGGATTGGGATTGACCAGTGGCTCAGAGATTCCGCCCACCTCTCTCTTTCGACAGTCAGTCGGAACGTCTTGGCTCTCAATATATACGTATTTATTGACACAGTAATGgggtaaatattaaaaattaaaaattatatttattggGACAATCATCGCCTTAGTTCTAGGCTACCGTGAAATATGGGGTCCATTTGTGAATATGTTTTCTGAAGGTTGATCGTGGCCGTCCGTTGGCGATATCATACGGTGAATATGTTAGAGCAAAGCAACCGTGCTGTGTAAGTCGTTCTGTTTACCTGTGGTCCTGGAGAAGAGATATTTCCAAGTCACCGCAA
This genomic stretch from Pyrus communis chromosome 2, drPyrComm1.1, whole genome shotgun sequence harbors:
- the LOC137725279 gene encoding basic leucine zipper 23-like, encoding MDDQEVFPGANMGGELASSCSMDSFFDDLLKDTHACTHAHTCNPPGPDYSHTHTCFHVHTKILSSASEDKAGTDDTAESGEKKSKKQPLGNKVAVRKYREKEKARVKLLEDEVLNLRAENRRLVMRLQGQPALEAEIARLKCLLVDIRGRIEGEIGSFPYQKSVNPSLPNPNMPGAIFMNPCNVQCDDQLYCLHPGMDGKCGDGAVMNGQDFNGCGFESLQCFANQDGGAKELPDCGVGNGVSNVNSSGTSKRKRGTRAAAAN